The following proteins are encoded in a genomic region of Shinella zoogloeoides:
- a CDS encoding L,D-transpeptidase, giving the protein MRVVRPIVSRSRIAAFSILSALLAASPALADQAVRQFDARTGTWTVKRIDTRKLSGRLSASPIPAQTVAYAGEFKRGTIIVDTGKRRLLYINGDGTARQYAIGVGREGFAWKGKQKISRKAEWPSWTPPAEMVSREARKGRILPATMEGGPENPLGARALYLGDTLYRIHGTNEPWTLGKAVSSGCIRMANDDVVELFDRVSVGSLVVVR; this is encoded by the coding sequence ATGCGGGTAGTTCGGCCCATCGTTTCACGCAGCCGCATCGCGGCGTTTTCCATTCTCTCCGCCCTGCTCGCCGCCTCCCCGGCCCTTGCCGATCAGGCGGTCCGCCAGTTCGACGCCAGAACCGGCACATGGACCGTGAAGCGGATCGATACCCGCAAGCTTTCGGGACGGCTGAGCGCCTCCCCGATCCCCGCGCAGACCGTCGCCTATGCCGGTGAATTCAAGCGCGGCACGATCATCGTGGATACGGGAAAGCGGCGGCTGCTCTATATCAATGGAGACGGCACTGCCCGCCAATATGCGATCGGCGTCGGCCGCGAGGGCTTCGCGTGGAAGGGCAAGCAGAAGATCAGCCGCAAGGCGGAATGGCCGAGCTGGACGCCCCCGGCGGAAATGGTGAGCCGCGAAGCCCGGAAGGGAAGGATTCTGCCGGCAACGATGGAAGGCGGACCTGAAAACCCGCTCGGCGCACGCGCGCTCTATCTCGGCGATACGCTCTATCGCATCCACGGAACCAATGAGCCCTGGACCCTGGGCAAGGCCGTCTCTTCCGGCTGCATCCGCATGGCCAATGACGATGTCGTCGAGCTTTTCGACAGGGTCAGCGTCGGAAGCCTCGTCGTCGTCCGGTAA
- a CDS encoding methylated-DNA--[protein]-cysteine S-methyltransferase — translation MREIIRFAWGISSLGDFIVAMSEKGLVALEFSSVHAAMEDALRIRFPEAELGRSEDGLAAVMEVVAGVIDDPASDCGLPLDLRGTSYEVQVWMMLREIPAGQTTSYGALAAKLGSRDPREVTAAIANNPIAVIVPCHRVIKKDGSISGYRWGVRRKRALLAREQHGVER, via the coding sequence ATGCGTGAGATTATTCGCTTTGCATGGGGGATCAGCTCCCTTGGCGACTTTATCGTCGCTATGTCCGAGAAGGGTCTTGTCGCCCTCGAATTCAGTTCAGTGCACGCGGCGATGGAAGACGCATTGCGCATCCGTTTTCCGGAAGCTGAACTTGGGCGCAGCGAGGACGGGCTGGCTGCCGTGATGGAGGTTGTGGCCGGCGTCATCGACGATCCGGCCTCCGACTGCGGCCTGCCGCTTGATCTCCGCGGCACATCTTATGAGGTGCAGGTCTGGATGATGCTGCGGGAAATTCCGGCAGGGCAGACGACCAGCTATGGGGCTTTGGCCGCCAAACTGGGGTCACGCGATCCACGAGAAGTGACCGCGGCGATCGCCAACAATCCGATCGCAGTGATCGTGCCGTGCCATCGCGTCATCAAGAAGGATGGCTCGATCTCCGGCTATCGCTGGGGTGTGCGCCGCAAGCGGGCGCTTTTGGCGCGTGAACAGCATGGGGTAGAACGCTAG
- a CDS encoding RidA family protein, producing the protein MDIKRFETGPRMSQAVVHNGTVYLAGQVGEAGSDVTEQTKQALAEVDRLLALSGTDKTRILSAQIWLADMADFPKMNAVWDTWAPQGHTPARATGESKLATPDYLVEVIVVAAL; encoded by the coding sequence ATGGATATCAAACGCTTTGAAACCGGCCCGCGCATGAGCCAGGCCGTCGTGCACAATGGCACCGTCTATCTGGCCGGTCAGGTCGGTGAGGCGGGTTCGGACGTCACCGAGCAGACGAAGCAGGCGCTGGCCGAGGTCGACCGCCTTCTGGCGCTCTCCGGCACGGACAAGACGCGCATCCTCTCCGCCCAGATCTGGCTTGCCGACATGGCCGATTTTCCCAAGATGAACGCCGTCTGGGATACCTGGGCGCCGCAGGGCCACACGCCCGCTCGCGCCACCGGCGAATCCAAGCTCGCGACGCCGGATTACCTCGTCGAGGTCATCGTCGTCGCCGCGCTCTGA
- a CDS encoding gluconokinase, whose product MGVSGCGKTSVAEGLAASLGAAFIEGDSLHPAANVEKMSRGIPLTDEDRWPWLDMIGRALADARAAGNGVVVSCSALRKVYRERLRSAAGGTLSFVFLKGSRDLLMTRMAAREGHFMPVSLLDSQLATLEDPSGEPGVVTVDIDAPVEAIVAAALRGLAS is encoded by the coding sequence ATGGGCGTTTCCGGTTGCGGCAAGACCTCGGTCGCCGAGGGTCTTGCCGCAAGCCTCGGCGCCGCCTTCATCGAGGGCGACAGCCTGCATCCCGCCGCCAATGTCGAGAAGATGTCCCGCGGTATTCCCCTGACGGACGAGGACCGCTGGCCCTGGCTCGACATGATCGGCCGGGCGTTGGCCGATGCGCGCGCCGCGGGCAACGGCGTCGTTGTCTCCTGCTCCGCTCTCAGGAAGGTCTACCGCGAGCGCCTGCGCAGTGCCGCCGGCGGCACGCTTTCCTTCGTCTTCCTCAAGGGCAGCCGCGACCTTCTGATGACGCGCATGGCCGCGCGGGAAGGGCACTTCATGCCCGTCAGCCTGCTCGACAGCCAGCTCGCCACGCTGGAGGACCCGTCCGGCGAACCGGGCGTCGTGACGGTCGATATCGATGCGCCCGTCGAGGCCATCGTCGCCGCCGCCCTCCGGGGATTGGCGTCCTGA
- a CDS encoding TIGR00645 family protein, whose product MKSLELLVERIILSSRWILVVFYLGLVAALAVYAVSFLYKFVKVAKNVFVYDDAQMILAMLGLIDAALVASLILMVMIAGYENFVSRFDEAEKDVSFLGKLDAGSLKIKVASSIVAISSIHLLQIFLNAQQYTESQLMWLTFMHLAFVVSAVLLGFLEQLMGRLKG is encoded by the coding sequence ATGAAATCCCTCGAACTTCTGGTCGAACGCATCATCCTGTCGAGCCGCTGGATCCTCGTGGTCTTCTATCTCGGCCTCGTGGCGGCGCTCGCCGTCTATGCCGTCTCCTTCCTCTACAAGTTTGTCAAGGTCGCCAAGAACGTCTTCGTCTATGACGATGCGCAGATGATCCTCGCCATGCTCGGCCTGATCGACGCGGCGCTGGTCGCCAGCCTCATCCTCATGGTGATGATTGCCGGCTACGAGAACTTCGTCAGCCGCTTCGACGAGGCGGAGAAGGACGTCTCCTTCCTCGGCAAGCTCGATGCAGGCAGCCTCAAGATCAAGGTCGCCTCGTCGATCGTCGCGATCTCGTCGATCCACCTGCTGCAGATATTCCTCAATGCGCAGCAATATACCGAGAGCCAGCTGATGTGGCTGACCTTCATGCATCTCGCCTTCGTGGTCTCCGCCGTGCTGCTCGGTTTTCTCGAGCAGCTCATGGGCAGGCTGAAGGGCTGA
- a CDS encoding DUF5801 repeats-in-toxin domain-containing protein, with product MAKLAAGNVNPIVGAHGSLSITGYDPATGVVTYTYTLTSPVTDHLANDGFNIEQDKDIFTLTVTDKGGLGASATLKIDIVDDVPKLGVQGNAVQVVHDESFGPQGQGANDISKTIPNLQALALFAPIASKGKDPQSLGLPLGFAHSKGAIVDVTVNHGADGQGKPLSYSLATEAGTDSGLSTTEGGRIFLYAETYNGITYIVGRLGEGDTANPEGKAAFALHIDGNGEVTVAQWLSIHNTQAGGSAADYNEVDHLAAGAVSVVVTAEDGDGDKVSKTVDISGRIGFRDDGPDARDAKGLWTLDDESFHDGIEGGPGDTSPDLVPKLAGVLPLNGGMDGVKQVSVSEAVNVVNDKGDSSAVLKAIFVDGQGVGHACDVTVGWTENGSGGGTLKGTAEYGGTSFDVFTLKVNADGTYTLQMHAPLDHPLTSENGSDIATSGKTISKSSSATR from the coding sequence ATGGCCAAGCTGGCGGCGGGCAACGTCAATCCGATCGTGGGCGCCCATGGCAGCCTGTCCATTACCGGATACGATCCTGCGACAGGCGTCGTGACGTACACCTACACGCTCACCTCGCCGGTTACCGACCACCTGGCCAACGATGGTTTCAATATCGAGCAGGACAAGGATATCTTCACGCTCACGGTCACCGACAAGGGCGGCCTCGGCGCGTCGGCGACGCTGAAAATCGATATCGTCGATGACGTGCCCAAGCTCGGCGTCCAAGGAAATGCCGTTCAGGTCGTTCACGATGAAAGCTTCGGCCCTCAGGGCCAAGGCGCGAACGATATCAGCAAGACCATCCCCAATCTACAAGCGCTGGCGCTGTTTGCACCAATCGCATCCAAGGGCAAGGACCCGCAGTCTCTCGGTCTGCCGCTCGGGTTCGCCCATAGCAAAGGAGCGATCGTAGACGTCACTGTCAATCATGGAGCGGACGGGCAAGGCAAGCCGCTGTCCTATTCGCTTGCGACGGAGGCGGGAACGGATTCCGGCCTGTCGACAACGGAAGGCGGCAGGATCTTTCTCTATGCCGAAACCTATAACGGCATCACCTATATCGTCGGTCGCCTTGGCGAGGGCGATACCGCAAATCCGGAAGGCAAGGCCGCATTCGCGCTGCACATCGACGGAAACGGCGAGGTCACGGTGGCGCAGTGGCTTTCCATCCATAACACCCAGGCAGGCGGTAGCGCGGCCGACTACAACGAAGTGGACCATCTCGCCGCGGGCGCGGTGTCTGTCGTGGTGACTGCTGAGGATGGAGATGGCGACAAGGTCAGCAAGACCGTCGATATTTCCGGACGAATAGGCTTCCGCGACGACGGACCGGATGCCCGGGACGCGAAGGGGCTCTGGACGCTCGACGATGAAAGCTTCCACGACGGCATCGAGGGCGGGCCGGGCGACACTTCTCCTGACTTGGTTCCCAAGCTCGCCGGTGTTCTGCCTTTGAATGGCGGCATGGATGGGGTGAAGCAGGTTTCCGTTTCGGAGGCAGTCAATGTTGTTAATGACAAAGGCGATTCGTCGGCAGTCCTGAAGGCAATCTTTGTCGATGGTCAGGGTGTTGGGCACGCTTGCGATGTGACGGTCGGATGGACCGAGAACGGCAGCGGCGGAGGCACGCTCAAAGGTACGGCAGAATACGGCGGGACTTCCTTTGATGTGTTTACACTCAAGGTGAATGCCGATGGAACTTATACGCTCCAGATGCATGCCCCCCTCGATCACCCGCTGACGAGTGAAAACGGAAGCGATATTGCGACCTCTGGGAAGACAATCTCAAAATCGAGTTCAGCTACACGGTGA
- a CDS encoding DUF3309 family protein: protein MLGTILLIILILLLIGALPNWGYSRGWGYGPSGGLGLIVVILLILVLMGRI, encoded by the coding sequence ATGCTCGGCACCATTCTTCTTATCATCCTCATCCTCCTCCTGATCGGCGCGCTGCCGAACTGGGGATACAGCCGCGGGTGGGGTTACGGCCCGTCGGGCGGTCTCGGTCTCATCGTCGTCATCCTTCTCATCCTCGTCCTCATGGGACGCATCTGA
- a CDS encoding CsbD family protein encodes MNWDIIEGKWNEYKGKAQAQWGKLTDDDLDVIKGRRVELSGKIQQRYGLAKDEAERQIDDWARRH; translated from the coding sequence ATGAACTGGGATATCATCGAAGGCAAGTGGAACGAATACAAGGGCAAGGCGCAGGCGCAGTGGGGCAAGCTCACGGATGACGACCTCGACGTCATCAAGGGTCGCCGCGTCGAGTTGTCCGGCAAGATCCAGCAGCGCTACGGCCTTGCCAAGGACGAAGCGGAGCGGCAGATCGACGACTGGGCGCGCCGCCACTAG
- a CDS encoding dipeptide ABC transporter ATP-binding protein translates to MTPVLEARDLKRDYHIPGSFMKPSKTVHAVKGVSFKVEEGKTLAIVGESGCGKSTLARMVTMIDPITAGEMLIDGRKVDIASEPLTPEMRSKVQIVFQNPYGSLNPRKKIGDILTEPLVINTKVPADERRDRAMAMLKKVGLEEKHYGRYPHMFSGGQRQRVAIARALMLNPRLLVLDEPVSALDLSVQAQVLNLLADLQDEFHLTYVFISHDLSVVRHIADDVMVMYFGEAVEYGSRDQVFDDPQHSYTKTLFAATPRVDIDAIRARVERRKRVA, encoded by the coding sequence ATGACCCCGGTTCTCGAAGCGCGCGACCTCAAGCGCGACTATCACATCCCCGGCAGCTTCATGAAGCCGTCCAAGACCGTTCACGCCGTCAAGGGCGTGAGCTTCAAGGTCGAGGAGGGCAAGACGCTTGCCATCGTCGGCGAAAGCGGCTGCGGCAAGTCCACCCTTGCCCGCATGGTCACGATGATCGATCCGATCACCGCGGGCGAAATGCTGATCGACGGCCGCAAGGTCGACATCGCCAGCGAGCCGCTGACGCCGGAAATGCGCAGCAAGGTGCAGATCGTCTTCCAGAACCCCTATGGCTCGCTGAACCCGCGCAAGAAGATCGGCGACATCCTGACGGAGCCGCTGGTCATCAACACCAAGGTTCCGGCGGACGAGCGGCGCGACCGCGCCATGGCCATGCTGAAGAAGGTGGGGCTGGAGGAGAAGCATTACGGGCGCTACCCGCACATGTTCTCCGGCGGCCAGCGTCAGCGCGTGGCGATCGCCCGCGCGCTGATGCTCAATCCGCGCCTCCTCGTGCTCGACGAGCCGGTCTCGGCGCTCGACCTCTCGGTGCAGGCCCAGGTGCTCAACCTGCTCGCCGACCTTCAGGACGAGTTCCACCTGACCTATGTCTTCATCAGCCACGACCTTTCGGTCGTGCGCCACATCGCGGACGACGTGATGGTGATGTATTTCGGCGAGGCGGTGGAATATGGCAGCCGTGACCAGGTCTTCGACGACCCGCAGCACAGCTATACCAAGACGCTCTTCGCCGCGACGCCGCGTGTCGATATCGACGCCATCCGCGCCCGCGTCGAGCGACGAAAGCGCGTCGCCTGA
- a CDS encoding ester cyclase, giving the protein MSKEEDNKAVVVRWFTEFWGKDVNLAVIDEIAHPDMLLHYSLHEPRRGRADIKAFMTDFRAAFPDLNFWGTADLIAEGDYVVGQWEGGGTQTGAAWNDVLPGYEGLPAATGRKMHFTGKTVLKVVDGLIVEENGLDDGLTAMLQLGLIKKA; this is encoded by the coding sequence ATGAGCAAGGAAGAAGACAACAAGGCCGTCGTTGTGCGCTGGTTCACCGAATTCTGGGGCAAGGACGTCAACCTTGCCGTCATCGACGAGATCGCGCATCCCGACATGCTCCTCCACTATTCGCTGCATGAGCCGCGCCGCGGCCGTGCCGACATCAAGGCGTTCATGACCGACTTCCGCGCCGCGTTCCCCGACCTCAACTTCTGGGGCACCGCCGACCTGATCGCCGAGGGCGACTATGTGGTCGGCCAGTGGGAAGGCGGCGGCACGCAGACCGGCGCTGCCTGGAACGATGTTCTTCCGGGCTATGAGGGGCTTCCCGCCGCAACCGGCCGCAAGATGCATTTCACCGGCAAGACCGTGCTGAAGGTGGTCGATGGCCTGATCGTCGAAGAGAACGGCCTGGACGACGGCCTGACGGCGATGCTGCAGCTCGGGCTGATCAAGAAAGCCTGA
- a CDS encoding YMGG-like glycine zipper-containing protein: protein MKKTIIALCLVASTVALSACSQTERGTAIGAASGAIIGGAVTGRAGGALVGAAVGGTAGYLIARSDRRGYCIYRDRHGHRYEARCR, encoded by the coding sequence ATGAAGAAAACCATCATCGCGCTTTGCCTCGTCGCCTCCACCGTGGCACTCTCCGCCTGCTCCCAGACCGAACGCGGCACCGCCATCGGCGCGGCATCGGGCGCCATCATCGGCGGGGCGGTGACCGGCCGCGCGGGCGGCGCCCTTGTCGGTGCGGCCGTCGGCGGCACCGCGGGTTACCTCATCGCTCGTTCGGACCGGCGCGGCTACTGCATCTATCGTGACCGCCACGGTCACCGCTACGAAGCCCGCTGCCGCTAA
- a CDS encoding NepR family anti-sigma factor codes for MIEPGKDKRRGAASARAAFDPNGPVGRKLKSFYDVIETEPVPDRLLDLLEKLDDAERRAKGGS; via the coding sequence ATGATAGAGCCCGGTAAAGACAAGAGACGCGGCGCCGCCTCCGCGAGGGCTGCGTTCGATCCCAATGGCCCCGTCGGCCGCAAGCTGAAATCCTTCTACGACGTCATCGAGACCGAGCCCGTGCCCGATCGCCTGCTCGACCTTCTGGAAAAGCTCGACGATGCCGAGCGCAGAGCCAAGGGCGGTTCCTGA
- a CDS encoding response regulator: MSLSTRIAPHLAYLRRFSRAVTGSQTSGDAYVAAMLEALVSDISLYPEGRSDRIALYRLYCTLFDNLDITLPENTSPFGWERQAAANLSNLPPAERKAFLLVAVEGFDIAEGADIMDVPEDRFSALLDEASRDISRQVATDIMIIEDEPLIAMDIEDMVKGLGHRVTGIARTHSEAVELYHRTSPRMVLADIQLADGSSGIDAVNDILKNSTIPVIFITAFPERLLTGEKPEPAFLVTKPFNPDMVKALISQALFFDEQARLAKSA, from the coding sequence ATGTCACTTTCCACCCGTATCGCACCGCATCTCGCCTATCTGAGGCGGTTTTCCCGTGCCGTGACGGGTTCGCAGACATCCGGCGACGCCTATGTCGCCGCCATGCTCGAAGCACTCGTCAGCGACATCTCGCTCTATCCGGAAGGGCGCAGCGACCGCATCGCGCTCTACCGGCTCTACTGCACGCTCTTCGACAATCTCGACATCACCCTGCCGGAAAACACCTCGCCCTTCGGCTGGGAACGGCAGGCGGCAGCGAACCTTTCCAACCTGCCGCCGGCGGAGCGCAAGGCCTTCCTGCTCGTCGCCGTCGAGGGCTTCGACATTGCCGAGGGCGCCGACATCATGGATGTGCCGGAGGACCGCTTCAGCGCATTGCTGGACGAGGCCTCGCGCGACATCTCGCGTCAGGTGGCGACCGATATCATGATCATCGAGGACGAACCCCTCATCGCCATGGATATCGAGGACATGGTGAAGGGCCTCGGCCATCGGGTGACCGGCATCGCGCGCACCCATTCGGAGGCCGTCGAGCTCTATCACCGCACCTCGCCGCGCATGGTGCTGGCGGATATCCAGCTCGCCGACGGCAGCTCGGGCATCGACGCCGTCAACGACATCCTGAAGAACAGCACGATCCCGGTGATCTTCATCACCGCCTTCCCGGAACGGCTCCTGACCGGCGAGAAGCCGGAACCGGCCTTCCTCGTCACCAAGCCGTTCAACCCGGACATGGTGAAGGCGCTGATCAGCCAGGCGCTGTTCTTCGACGAGCAGGCGCGGCTCGCCAAATCCGCATGA
- a CDS encoding DUF1328 domain-containing protein, which translates to MLYYAVVFLVIALVAGLLGFGGIAGASAGIAQILFFVFLALLVLSLIAGLFRRA; encoded by the coding sequence ATGCTGTACTATGCTGTCGTCTTTCTCGTGATCGCCCTTGTTGCCGGCCTGCTCGGCTTCGGCGGTATTGCCGGTGCATCCGCCGGCATCGCGCAGATTCTGTTCTTCGTCTTCCTCGCCCTTCTGGTCCTGTCCCTGATCGCAGGCCTCTTCCGAAGGGCATGA
- a CDS encoding adenylyltransferase/cytidyltransferase family protein: MIRIGYAPGAYDLFHIGHLNLLRRAREQCDYLIAGVVSDEILAKHKGVVPVIPLEERLEIVQNISFVDAAYPATTNDKLEIWRDLRFNVLFKGDDWRGTEKGDELERELEREFGAVGVACPHWVIRLES, from the coding sequence ATGATACGCATCGGTTATGCGCCCGGAGCCTACGATCTTTTCCATATCGGCCATCTGAACCTGTTGCGCCGCGCCAGAGAGCAGTGTGACTACCTGATCGCCGGGGTGGTGTCGGACGAGATCCTGGCGAAACATAAGGGCGTCGTACCTGTTATTCCGCTCGAGGAGCGATTGGAGATCGTCCAGAATATCAGCTTTGTCGATGCCGCCTACCCGGCTACGACGAACGACAAGCTCGAAATCTGGCGGGATCTGCGCTTCAACGTGCTCTTCAAGGGGGACGATTGGCGCGGGACCGAGAAAGGTGACGAACTCGAACGCGAACTCGAACGCGAATTCGGAGCAGTCGGGGTGGCCTGCCCCCATTGGGTGATCCGTTTGGAAAGTTAG